A single window of Streptomyces cathayae DNA harbors:
- a CDS encoding serine/threonine-protein kinase: MSEEPGSERVIAGRYRLLSPLGEGGMGTVWRARDEVLHREVAVKEVRAPAGLSAADVERMYTRLEREAWAAARITDRNVVTVYDVATEDGRPWIVMELVRGLSLADVLEAEGPLDPRRAAHVGAEVLAALRAAHGAGVLHRDVKPANVLIANDGRIVLTDFGIAVVEGSSALTMTGEVVGSPEFLAPERALGRTPGPESDLWSLGVLLYASVEGCSPFRQDTPLSTLRAIVDEELPPPRRAGPLAPVVEGLLRKDPAERLPAERAQQDLRLVAAGGTPSPEGTPRAGTAGAAPYTPTVATRPHPHGATAAPLPPVPAPAPAPAAGIAETARPGRGRRTAAALVAGVAVLVLALAGLTYALLNRGDGGDGGDASGTDPRGGGASSSTRTGGENRDEGGGETAGRTDGPAPTVSASGDDGYDDGEETTPPPQSVRVTVEGAHTEYSGVCPPPRERAPAFTATFTVGRLPAEVSYRWVSEDGSVADRGWRTLSFPRDGGHTRRDTVTVTTYSTTGMFENWIGVEVREPVRTRSDSVPFSVTCEGETPSGGASPSRSGSVAAP; encoded by the coding sequence CCGTGTGGCGGGCCCGCGACGAGGTGCTGCACCGTGAGGTGGCCGTCAAGGAGGTACGTGCTCCGGCGGGGCTTTCGGCGGCCGACGTGGAGCGGATGTACACCCGGCTCGAACGGGAGGCGTGGGCGGCCGCCCGGATCACCGACCGCAATGTGGTGACGGTGTACGACGTGGCGACCGAGGACGGACGTCCGTGGATCGTCATGGAACTGGTCCGCGGCCTGTCCCTGGCCGATGTCCTGGAGGCCGAGGGCCCACTGGATCCGCGGCGCGCCGCGCACGTCGGCGCGGAGGTGCTCGCCGCGCTGCGCGCCGCGCACGGTGCCGGGGTGCTGCACCGGGACGTGAAGCCCGCCAACGTGCTGATCGCGAACGACGGGCGGATCGTGCTCACCGACTTCGGGATCGCCGTGGTCGAGGGCAGCTCCGCGCTGACCATGACCGGGGAGGTCGTCGGATCGCCCGAGTTCCTCGCCCCGGAGCGGGCGCTGGGCCGTACCCCCGGCCCCGAGTCGGACCTGTGGTCGCTCGGTGTGCTGCTGTACGCGTCGGTGGAGGGCTGCTCGCCGTTCCGTCAGGACACCCCGCTGAGCACCCTGCGTGCGATCGTCGACGAGGAACTGCCGCCGCCGCGCCGGGCCGGGCCGCTGGCCCCGGTCGTCGAGGGGCTGTTGCGCAAGGACCCGGCCGAGCGGCTGCCGGCGGAGCGGGCGCAGCAGGACCTGCGGCTCGTCGCCGCCGGGGGCACCCCTTCCCCGGAAGGCACGCCCCGCGCCGGCACGGCGGGGGCGGCGCCGTACACCCCCACCGTCGCCACGCGCCCCCACCCGCACGGGGCCACCGCCGCTCCCCTGCCCCCGGTTCCGGCTCCAGCTCCGGCTCCGGCAGCCGGGATCGCCGAAACCGCCCGCCCCGGGCGCGGCCGCCGTACCGCCGCCGCCCTGGTCGCGGGCGTGGCCGTACTGGTCCTGGCGCTGGCCGGGCTGACGTACGCGCTGCTGAACCGCGGGGACGGCGGGGACGGCGGGGACGCTTCCGGCACCGACCCCCGGGGAGGCGGCGCGAGTTCGTCCACGCGGACCGGTGGCGAGAACCGGGACGAGGGCGGCGGGGAGACGGCCGGGCGGACCGACGGGCCGGCCCCGACCGTCTCCGCGAGCGGCGACGACGGCTACGACGACGGTGAGGAGACCACCCCGCCGCCGCAGTCGGTGCGGGTGACGGTGGAGGGCGCGCACACGGAGTACTCCGGGGTCTGTCCGCCGCCGAGGGAGCGGGCGCCGGCGTTCACGGCGACGTTCACGGTGGGCCGGCTGCCCGCGGAGGTGTCCTACCGCTGGGTGTCCGAGGACGGTTCGGTGGCCGACCGGGGGTGGCGGACGCTGTCGTTCCCGCGGGACGGCGGGCACACCCGGCGGGACACGGTGACCGTGACGACGTATTCGACGACCGGGATGTTCGAGAACTGGATCGGGGTGGAGGTGCGGGAGCCGGTGCGCACGAGGTCCGACTCGGTGCCGTTCTCGGTGACGTGCGAGGGGGAGACCCCGTCGGGCGGGGCCTCCCCCTCTCGTTCCGGTTCGGTGGCCGCCCCCTGA